In Malania oleifera isolate guangnan ecotype guangnan chromosome 8, ASM2987363v1, whole genome shotgun sequence, a single window of DNA contains:
- the LOC131162136 gene encoding 24-methylenesterol C-methyltransferase 2, translating into MDSLTLFCTAALVAGGLYWFVCILGSAEQKGKRGVDLSGGSIAAEKVRDNYKQYSSFFRRPKEIETAEKVPDFVDTFYNLVTDIYEWGWGQSFHFSPSVPGKSHREATRLHEEMAADLISAKPGQRIIDVGCGVGGPMRAIAAHSRSNVVGITINEYQVNRARAHNRKAGLDSLCEVVCGNFLEMPFADASFDGAYSIEATCHAPKLEEVYAEIFRVLKPGSLYVSYEWVTTDKFVAGDAEHVEIIQGIERGDALPGLRSYADIATTARKVGFEVLKERDLAAPPANPWWTRLKMGRIAYWRNHILVTVFAALGIAPKGTVDVHEMLFKTADFLTRGGESGIFSPMHMILCRKPATSPSS; encoded by the coding sequence ATGGATTCACTCACTCTGTTTTGTACGGCGGCGCTTGTTGCTGGCGGCCTCTACTGGTTCGTCTGCATTCTAGGCTCTGCCGAGCAAAAGGGGAAGCGGGGTGTTGATCTCTCCGGCGGTTCCATCGCCGCCGAGAAAGTCCGCGACAACTACAAGCAGTACTCGTCCTTCTTCCGCCGCCCCAAAGAGATCGAAACTGCCGAGAAGGTTCCAGATTTCGTCGACACCTTCTACAACCTCGTCACCGATATCTACGAGTGGGGATGGGGCCAGTCCTTCCACTTCTCACCCTCCGTGCCCGGCAAGTCCCACCGCGAAGCCACGCGCCTCCACGAGGAGATGGCCGCAGATCTCATCTCCGCCAAGCCTGGCCAACGAATCATCGACGTCGGCTGCGGCGTCGGGGGCCCTATGCGCGCCATAGCGGCCCACTCGCGCTCTAATGTCGTCGGCATCACGATCAACGAGTACCAGGTGAACCGCGCGCGTGCCCACAACAGGAAGGCCGGGCTGGACTCGCTGTGCGAGGTCGTCTGCGGGAACTTCCTGGAGATGCCGTTCGCCGATGCCAGCTTTGACGGCGCGTACTCGATCGAGGCGACTTGCCACGCGCCGAAGCTCGAAGAGGTTTACGCCGAGATCTTTAGGGTTTTGAAGCCCGGATCACTGTACGTTTCGTACGAGTGGGTCACCACTGACAAGTTCGTCGCCGGCGACGCTGAGCACGTGGAGATCATCCAGGGGATCGAGAGGGGGGACGCCTTGCCGGGGCTGAGGAGCTATGCTGACATCGCCACGACGGCGAGGAAAGTGGGGTTCGAGGTGCTGAAAGAAAGGGATCTGGCGGCACCGCCGGCGAACCCGTGGTGGACCAGGCTGAAGATGGGGCGCATCGCCTACTGGCGCAACCACATTCTCGTCACCGTGTTCGCCGCCCTGGGGATCGCGCCGAAGGGTACCGTCGACGTTCACGAGATGCTGTTCAAGACCGCCGATTTTCTCACCAGAGGCGGCGAGAGTGGAATCTTCAGTCCGATGCACATGATCCTCTGCAGAAAACCGGCGACGTCGCCGTCGTCTTGA